One Asterias rubens chromosome 1, eAstRub1.3, whole genome shotgun sequence genomic region harbors:
- the LOC117299664 gene encoding centriole, cilia and spindle-associated protein-like isoform X2, translating to MVFTRSEYRKQYKDPIWNGHFPHYKEKVDYRVYRRRMEHHHEIFDWDSSDSENDQGDIGAAPNNSRTAPNKNNNQGQEYERRVPPHRTDEPQTQSEMRQEQDVPQPDQVLQRVKPLRLKKPKPQRDVRTAAARPHTAPGGKRVDVGKERAPMIAFGWADRELKTGSKKTHNIKASADPLQIYPSALRAMRRRELDIQRQQEQDKQSRKEQKLRALFNIQPRDDTMWTTEYRRNFIGPSR from the exons ATGGTGTTCACAAGGAGTGAGTACAGAAAGCAGTATAAAGACCCCATATGGAATGGCCACTTCCCGCACTACAAAGAGAAGGTCGACTATCGAGTCTACCGCCGTAGGATGGAACATCACCATGAGATCTTTGACTGGGATTCTTCAGACAGTGAGAATGATCAGGGTGACATCGGAGCAGCCCCTAACAACAGCCGTACAGCCCCTAACAAGAACAACAACCAGGGACAGGAATATGAAAGAAGAGTACCACCACATCGGACTGATGAACCACAAACACAGTCTGAGATGCGTCAAGAGCAAGATGTACCCCAGCCAGACCAAG TTTTACAGCGAGTGAAGCCACTTCGTCTCAAAAAGCCCAAGCCACAGAGAGATGTTAGAACAGCAGCAGCCAGGCCTCATACTGCACCAGGAGGCAAGAGAGTTGATGTGGGGAAGGAGAGAGCACCTATGATTGCATTTGGTTGGGCCGATAGAGAACTCAAAACTGGATCCAAAAAGACGCACAATATCAAGGCATCTGCAGAT CCACTACAGATCTACCCGTCTGCCCTGAGAGCCATGCGACGAAGAGAGCTAGACATCCAACGACAACAGGAACAAGACAAACAAAGCCGCAAGGAGCAGAAGCTCAGAGCTTTGTTCAATATCCAACCAAGAGACGACACAATGTGGACAACGGAGTATAGACGAAACTTCATTG GTCCATCACGGTAA
- the LOC117299664 gene encoding centriole, cilia and spindle-associated protein-like isoform X3, with the protein MVFTRSEYRKQYKDPIWNGHFPHYKEKVDYRVYRRRMEHHHEIFDWDSSDSENDQGDIGAAPNNSRTAPNKNNNQGQEYERRVPPHRTDEPQTQSEMRQEQDVPQPDQVLQRVKPLRLKKPKPQRDVRTAAARPHTAPGGKRVDVGKERAPMIAFGWADRELKTGSKKTHNIKASADIYPSALRAMRRRELDIQRQQEQDKQSRKEQKLRALFNIQPRDDTMWTTEYRRNFIGPSR; encoded by the exons ATGGTGTTCACAAGGAGTGAGTACAGAAAGCAGTATAAAGACCCCATATGGAATGGCCACTTCCCGCACTACAAAGAGAAGGTCGACTATCGAGTCTACCGCCGTAGGATGGAACATCACCATGAGATCTTTGACTGGGATTCTTCAGACAGTGAGAATGATCAGGGTGACATCGGAGCAGCCCCTAACAACAGCCGTACAGCCCCTAACAAGAACAACAACCAGGGACAGGAATATGAAAGAAGAGTACCACCACATCGGACTGATGAACCACAAACACAGTCTGAGATGCGTCAAGAGCAAGATGTACCCCAGCCAGACCAAG TTTTACAGCGAGTGAAGCCACTTCGTCTCAAAAAGCCCAAGCCACAGAGAGATGTTAGAACAGCAGCAGCCAGGCCTCATACTGCACCAGGAGGCAAGAGAGTTGATGTGGGGAAGGAGAGAGCACCTATGATTGCATTTGGTTGGGCCGATAGAGAACTCAAAACTGGATCCAAAAAGACGCACAATATCAAGGCATCTGCAGAT ATCTACCCGTCTGCCCTGAGAGCCATGCGACGAAGAGAGCTAGACATCCAACGACAACAGGAACAAGACAAACAAAGCCGCAAGGAGCAGAAGCTCAGAGCTTTGTTCAATATCCAACCAAGAGACGACACAATGTGGACAACGGAGTATAGACGAAACTTCATTG GTCCATCACGGTAA
- the LOC117299664 gene encoding centriole, cilia and spindle-associated protein-like isoform X1: MVFTRSEYRKQYKDPIWNGHFPHYKEKVDYRVYRRRMEHHHEIFDWDSSDSENDQGDIGAAPNNSRTAPNKNNNQGQEYERRVPPHRTDEPQTQSEMRQEQDVPQPDQVLQRVKPLRLKKPKPQRDVRTAAARPHTAPGGKRVDVGKERAPMIAFGWADRELKTGSKKTHNIKASADPLQIYPSALRAMRRRELDIQRQQEQDKQSRKEQKLRALFNIQPRDDTMWTTEYRRNFIGPSR, from the exons ATGGTGTTCACAAGGAGTGAGTACAGAAAGCAGTATAAAGACCCCATATGGAATGGCCACTTCCCGCACTACAAAGAGAAGGTCGACTATCGAGTCTACCGCCGTAGGATGGAACATCACCATGAGATCTTTGACTGGGATTCTTCAGACAGTGAGAATGATCAGGGTGACATCGGAGCAGCCCCTAACAACAGCCGTACAGCCCCTAACAAGAACAACAACCAGGGACAGGAATATGAAAGAAGAGTACCACCACATCGGACTGATGAACCACAAACACAGTCTGAGATGCGTCAAGAGCAAGATGTACCCCAGCCAGACCAAG TTTTACAGCGAGTGAAGCCACTTCGTCTCAAAAAGCCCAAGCCACAGAGAGATGTTAGAACAGCAGCAGCCAGGCCTCATACTGCACCAGGAGGCAAGAGAGTTGATGTGGGGAAGGAGAGAGCACCTATGATTGCATTTGGTTGGGCCGATAGAGAACTCAAAACTGGATCCAAAAAGACGCACAATATCAAGGCATCTGCAGAT CCACTACAGATCTACCCGTCTGCCCTGAGAGCCATGCGACGAAGAGAGCTAGACATCCAACGACAACAGGAACAAGACAAACAAAGCCGCAAGGAGCAGAAGCTCAGAGCTTTGTTCAATATCCAACCAAGAGACGACACAATGTGGACAACGGAGTATAGACGAAACTTCATTGGTCCATCACGGTAA